The window AATGCATACCGACGTGGTCGACGGCGCCTCGCTGGTCGCCGAGGTGATCGAACGCACGGAATCGCTCGCCCTGGCCGCGGACCTGGTATTGTGCCCGCCATTCACCCATTTGACGGTGGCGGCCACGCAGTTGTCCGGCAGTGCCATCTCGCTGGGCGCCCAGAACATGCACCCCGCCCCGGAAGGCGCGTACACGGGGGAAGTGTCGGCCAGAATGCTGTTGACTTCGGGGTGCAGGTACGTTATATTGGGGCACTCCGAACGGCGGACGTATTTCGACGAAACGAACGAATCCGTCAACGGGAAAGTGAGGTCGGCGATTTCCGCGGGACTCACGCCGATCCTCTGTGTCGGCGAGACGCTGGAAGAGCGGGAAGCCGGCCGTACCGAGGCGGTCGTAGGCGAACAGGTCCGCCGGGGTCTCGAGGGTACGGAGCCC of the Gemmatimonadota bacterium genome contains:
- the tpiA gene encoding triose-phosphate isomerase, whose amino-acid sequence is MTTVARRLIIAGNWKMHTDVVDGASLVAEVIERTESLALAADLVLCPPFTHLTVAATQLSGSAISLGAQNMHPAPEGAYTGEVSARMLLTSGCRYVILGHSERRTYFDETNESVNGKVRSAISAGLTPILCVGETLEEREAGRTEAVVGEQVRRGLEGTEPGTADDLVLAYEPVWAIGTGRVASPDQADRVHGHLRTVIADVFDEDFAGRIRIQYGGSVKPDNAGALMARPHIDGALVGGASLDASSFGAIVRAGVASTAADSS